The Streptomyces sp. NBC_00286 nucleotide sequence TACGGCTTCGTCGGTCACGTGCTCTCCCGCATGCTGCCGTCGCTGGCCTTCGTGGCGCTGGCCAGCCTGGCCTGGCTCGTCCCGCTCAGGTCCGCGGGTTCGCAGGGGTGGGTCCTCCTTGGTGGCGTCGCCGTGATGACGCTGGCCGCGTGGGGTACAAGTACCGTTTTCGTACGGCGGCTTCCCCGTTTCTCGCGCAGGACCGTCATCGCGATCCTCGCCGTGTACGCCACGATGCCGGTCGCGGTACCCCTGTTGCAGCTCGCCGTCGACGGAGCCGTTACTCCGCCGGGCGGCAACGTAGCCGGGCTGCTGGGTTTCGTGATCTTCTTCGCCGCCGCATTCGTCGCCACACTTGTCGCCACGACGTACGGCCTCGGCACGCTTCTGCGTCGGGCGGTCCGTCACTCGGTCTTTGATCTGCGCAACAGCGTGCACCTGCTGGGCCGGGCGCTGCCCGCGTTGCTCTTCGTCACACTCTTCCTGTTCTTCACCGGCGAGTTGTGGCAGGCCATGAACCGGTTGGCGTGGTGGCGCGTCGGGCTCGTCGTCGTGCTTTTCGCTGCGATCACCGTGCTTGCCGCCGCTGCCCGCCTGCGCGACGAGATCGGCCGGGTCGAGCAGGACCTCAGCCTGCCCACTCTGTCGGCGGCGTGCCAGGGCACGCCCTTGGCCGGTGCGCCGGTCGAACACCTGGCGTCCGGCGGTCAGCTGCCTGCAATGCCGCTGACCGCACGACAGGAACGCAATCTGCTGCTGATGCTGGCCAGCCGCCAGCTCGTGCAGGCGGCGGTGGTCGGCTCGGCGCTGTTCGCCTTCTTCCTTGCTCTGGGCGTACTGGTGGTCACGCCCGAGACGGCGGAACGGTGGATCGGCGAGAAACCCGAGACATCTGTCCTTTTCCCCGTCATCCCGGTCGCGATGTTGCGGAACGCCACGCTCTTCGCCGCATTCGGCAGCATGTACTTCGCGGTCACCTCCATGACGGACGCGGACCACCGACAGCAGTTCTTCGCACCGATCATCGATGAGATCGAGCGTGTGCTCGCGGTGCACGCGGTGTACTTGGCTGTACGCGAAACCGTCCCGGCCACGCCTGACGGCTTGGGCGCCGGATGACCTCTGGGCCACCTGGGGGTATCACTCACCACAGCAGCAGCGGTCCGGCCACCCTGAGCCCATCGCCGTGCCTGCGCCCGGCAAGCACCACACGGGCAATCCCCCTCCATCGGCCTGCCTGGCTTCAGGAGAAGGAACGCCAGGGTGGCCGGAGCCGCGTAGGCAAGACGGGAACTGGCCGGTGGAGCCGAGGAGTTCGCTCACGGCTCAGCCGGTGATGACGCTGACGTAGTTGAAGAGTTCAGGCGCGCCAGGACCGCCTCCGAGGCATCAGGACGCAGCGGCGCGGCGGAGGCGAGACCACTCCGGACCGTTGCGACCCGAACTCCAGCTCCAGCGGGAGGAGCTGCCAGGCGTTGTCCTAGTGCGGGACGTACAGTCTGCCCTGCAGACAGAGTCAATCATCCACTGGCCTCGGCCCCGGCGACCGCTTCGGCCAGGGCGGCAACATCGGTTCGATCAGCGCCCCCAAGTCATCGTCCACGATCCTCGGCCGAGTCACTACACCCGCCCAACGATCACGCTCGACCGGGGCACCTCAGCGAACTCAAAGGGGCCGCTGCTGCTCAGCGTTGGCGACACGCGTGATGTGACGGCGAGGTGATGGCGTCCGCCCAGGAAACGCCATGATCGGCCAGCTGATACGCCGGAGGATGCCGCCATCACTGTGGAGCGAACGCACTCCCCCACTGGAGGTGAGTACCATGGCTCCTCGCCCTCCTGAGCACGGTCGTCTCTACCGGCGCTGCGGCTGCCGTCGGCCCGACGGCCGGCAGTTCGGCGCGGCCTGTCCAAAGCTCAAGGGCCGTTCCCGGCACGGCTCGTGGGCCTTCGCCGTCGACCTGCCGTCCGCCGACGGCAGAAGCAAACCCCACTGCCGCAGCGGCTTTCCCATCCGCACGGCCGCCCACGAGGCGCTGGAGCGCGCCCTGACGTGCGAGCGCAGTGGGCTCTACGGTGACGAGTACCTCACCCTTGCCGCCTACCTGACCGACTGGCTGCGTACCAAGGAAGAAACACTCAAGCCCACCACGTTCGTCCGCTACCGCGACTACGTCCGCGCCGACCTCATCCCGTCCTTCGGACGCATCGCTCTCCAGGACCTGCGGCCGCGGCACATCACCGCCTGGCAGGAGGCCGAGCTCGCCCGCGGCCGGGGGCGTACGACCGTTTACCGGATCGGCGCCACCTTCTCCAGCGCCGTCGGCTCCGCCATGCGTGGCCGGTTGATCGCGGACAACCCGTGCCGGTATGCGATGCTGCCGCGGCCGGCGGCGCAGGAGCGGATCTGCTGGAACCCCACCCAGGCAGCCGCGTCCCTGCGCCACAACCACACCCACTACGGAGACCAGCTGGCCGACCTGTTCGAGCTGCTGCTGGGCACCGGCATGCGCCGCGGCGAGGCCCTCGGCCTGCACTGGACCGATGTCCACCTGCCGGAGAAGACCCTGCTGGTGCGGTGGAACCTCACGGCCGTCAACAACAACCGGCTCTACCTCGGCCACCCGAAGACCAAGGCGAGCCGGAACTGGGTGAGCCTGTCCCCGCGCGTCGCCGCCGCACTGGAGCGCCAGGCCGTCCTCGCCCGGGTCGGCCAGCCCCCGGGCACGCCCCTGGAGGGCCTGGTGTTCTGCCAGCCGGACGGCTCGCCGCTGCGCCCGCAGAGCATTCTGACCGAGCTGCGCCAGCGCTCGGCGGAGATCGACCTGTCGCGGATCGGCATCCACGACCTGCGACACACCGCCGCCACCATCATGATCAGCTCACGGGTCCCGCTGGCCGTGGTCTCCAAGACCCTGCGCCACTCGACGCTCTCCACCACCGTCAACCTCTACGGCCACCTACTGCCCCACGCCGCCCGCGACGCCGTCACCGCCATCGACAGGGCCCTCACACGCGCGGACCGTAAACACCGCCACCAGACCGGCCCGGCATCAGAAGACCGAGCGGTCTGAGACCGGCCGCCGAGAGGGGCGCGAGTTGCCATCACGCCGCCATCACGTGTCACACGAACGCATCCAGCGGGCCTGCCGTTTCCGGCAGACCCGCTGGTGAACACCGTCGGGACGACAGGATTTGAACCTGCGACCCCTTGACCCCCAGTCAAGTGCGCTACCAAGCTGCGCCACGTCCCGATGCCCGCTGTGACCTGGGGTTTCCCTGGTCGAACGCGCATGGAAACAATACCGCACTCGGACCGGTGGTCGCGCACTCCTTTTCCTCCGAGAGACGCCACTTGACCTCAATCTTGCTTGAGGTTGCACGATCGTCAGCATGACCAAGACAGCGGAACGGCGATACACATACGAGGACCTGTCCGGGCTGCTGAGCCTGATGAGCGGGGACGAGAAGCACGGGCCCGCCGCCACATCCACCCTCGACGCGCTCTGGGTGCTCTACGACCGGGTCCTGCGAGTCACTCCGGAGCGGGTGGACGATCCGGAGCGGGACCGATTCCTGCTTTCCAAGGGGCACGGGCCGATGGCGTACTACGCGGTGCTCGCCGCCAAGGGATTCGTGCCGGTGGAGTGGCTGCCGGGGTTCGGCTCGTACGACTCTCCGCTCGGCCACCACCCCGACCGGGTGCTGGTGCCGGGCGCCGAGATCGGCAGCGGTTCGCTCGGGCACGGGTTGCCGATCGCGGTCGGGACGGCGCTGGGGCTTCGGGCCCAGGGGCTGCACGAGCCCGCCGTGTGGGTGCTGGTCGGGGACGCGGAGCTGGACGAGGGCAGCAATCACGAGGCGATCGCGTACGCCGGGCCTGCCGGGCTCGACCGGCTGCACACCGTGGTGATCGACAACTCCTCCGCCAGCTATGCCCGCCCCGGCGGGATCGCCGCGCGGTTCGAGGCCGCGGGCTGGTCCGTCGAGAGCGTCGACGGGCGGGAGCACGAGGCCCTGTACGAAGCGTTCACCGCGCCGCATCCCGGACGGCCGCGGGTGGTCATCGCCCAGGTCGAGCCCAAATCCGCCTGAGATCCAGGTCCCTCAAGCACGCACCACAACCCCCAGGTCTCTCATCAACACCAGACCCAGAAAGGCAGTTCCGAATCATGGACACCATGCGTGACCGCTTGGCCCTCGTAGTCTCGCGGCTGCTCGATGAAGATCCGCGCGTCGCGGTGGTTCTCGCCGAGATCGGTATGGCCGATTTCGAGGAGATCCGGATGCGGCATCCGGATCGGGTGATCAACCTCGGCATCCGTGAGCAGTTGCTGGTCGGAGCGGGTGCCGGCCTGGCGCTGACCGGGCTGCGGCCCGTGGTGCACACCTTCGCGAGCTTCCTGGTCGAGCGGCCCTTCGAGCAGGTCAAGCTGGATCTCGGGCATCAGGGCGTGGGCGCGGTGCTGGTCAGCGCCTCCGCCTCCTTCGACTGGCCCGCTGGCGGGTACACCCATATGGCACCCGGCGATGTGGCGCTGCTCGACACACTCGACGGCTGGACCGTCCACGTCCCTGGCCACCCGGACGAGGCGGAGACACTGCTGCGGCACGCGGTCGCGGCGGGCGACGACAAGGTCTACGTACGCCTGTCGGTGCAGTCCAATGCGGAGGCCCTGCCGGTGGACGGATCGCGGTTCCTGACCGTTCGCGAGGGGCGCGCCGGTGTCGTCGTCGCCGTCGGGCCGATGCTCGACGCGGTGCTCACGGCCACCGAGGGGCTCGATATCACCGTGTTGTACGCGACGACCGTACGGCCCTTCGACGCGGCCACCCTGCGCCGTGCCACGGAGACGGCCGGCACCGATGTCGTCCTCGTC carries:
- a CDS encoding transketolase, producing MTKTAERRYTYEDLSGLLSLMSGDEKHGPAATSTLDALWVLYDRVLRVTPERVDDPERDRFLLSKGHGPMAYYAVLAAKGFVPVEWLPGFGSYDSPLGHHPDRVLVPGAEIGSGSLGHGLPIAVGTALGLRAQGLHEPAVWVLVGDAELDEGSNHEAIAYAGPAGLDRLHTVVIDNSSASYARPGGIAARFEAAGWSVESVDGREHEALYEAFTAPHPGRPRVVIAQVEPKSA
- a CDS encoding transketolase family protein; this encodes MDTMRDRLALVVSRLLDEDPRVAVVLAEIGMADFEEIRMRHPDRVINLGIREQLLVGAGAGLALTGLRPVVHTFASFLVERPFEQVKLDLGHQGVGAVLVSASASFDWPAGGYTHMAPGDVALLDTLDGWTVHVPGHPDEAETLLRHAVAAGDDKVYVRLSVQSNAEALPVDGSRFLTVREGRAGVVVAVGPMLDAVLTATEGLDITVLYATTVRPFDAATLRRATETAGTDVVLVEPYLAGTSTSAANDALADLPHRVLGLGVGRRELRRYGRIDEHVAAHGLDAASLRQRIGEFLKAGAGAQS
- a CDS encoding tyrosine-type recombinase/integrase encodes the protein MAPRPPEHGRLYRRCGCRRPDGRQFGAACPKLKGRSRHGSWAFAVDLPSADGRSKPHCRSGFPIRTAAHEALERALTCERSGLYGDEYLTLAAYLTDWLRTKEETLKPTTFVRYRDYVRADLIPSFGRIALQDLRPRHITAWQEAELARGRGRTTVYRIGATFSSAVGSAMRGRLIADNPCRYAMLPRPAAQERICWNPTQAAASLRHNHTHYGDQLADLFELLLGTGMRRGEALGLHWTDVHLPEKTLLVRWNLTAVNNNRLYLGHPKTKASRNWVSLSPRVAAALERQAVLARVGQPPGTPLEGLVFCQPDGSPLRPQSILTELRQRSAEIDLSRIGIHDLRHTAATIMISSRVPLAVVSKTLRHSTLSTTVNLYGHLLPHAARDAVTAIDRALTRADRKHRHQTGPASEDRAV